The genomic interval ATTCGTCTACGAAACCAGTCCTTGTATGTGATGGATGCAATATATGGTTTCTATGTGATCGACCTTCCAACAAAATCTCTCAAGATATTGATTGAGCCTGATGATGTTACCCCACCCATGAAGTTTCCTGATGATTTTGACATCACCGCTGATGGAACAACGGTTTATATGACAGACGTCTCACCTAAATTTGCAATGACACAATTATCATATATAGGTTATGAGGGTAAGTcggtttataacattttttgtcaGTGTTGTGATTCATTGTCCAGccccgtggcaaagtggttaacgTGCccgcctctaacccagaggtaatgggtttaagccttgtcgctgctaccattgtgacgtacatgtctttgggcaagacacttacggcaattgctccaacccagtggtcaccaatggcaATGAGTtgtcaaattatcagctatatatacataaaaaataatcacctacaaagtaacatacatggtaactcataagatgacacaagatgtatgaacacccgtgttataatgccTTTCGATTTTCTGgctacgcgagaataaagtaagtaacGTTCATTCATTGGATTGATATCTGGTGCTTTGAAAAGTCAATGGAACACACATGACACGTAATgttttctatgtgggtgaggttctacagcatTTCACACCTTACgacctgagatttatgccagaaACGGCCACTATCTTCAACTCTGTTTCTCATCATCATGTCCTACTATGTTTTTACAGGTAGCTGCACATCCAGGcttataaaatatgacatgTTGACTCAAAAACTTGATGTTGTCAAAGATGGGTTGTGCTTTGGTAATGGAGTTCAGTTAATTGATGACGAATCAATGGTTATTGTTGTAGAAACAACACACTACAGAGTCAATTGGATTGATACAAAAACTtggcaaataaaacatgttctACATTTACCAggtgaaatatatttcatagatgttactatttttgtgtgttattATAATGGCTGTAGTATGTAAAGTAAGATTAAGGTATATATGTCCTATATAGTTTTACTGTAGCACAGTtgattagcgcgcctgtctcaAACCCAAAGGTATTGGGTttaaggctcttcgctgctactattgtgggcgcatgtaaattgtcagccacacttaaaaaaataacccacaaagaacattcttgGTAACTTGAaactggcatgaggtgtatgaacacctgtgtttaacaactgacGCTTCCTGGCCTCGCGaacataaagtaaattacattcatttattcaatattaaaCTAGATTTCCTTGACCTGGAATTCACTATTATTGTTCCTTACCATATGCAACACCAATgtcatatttatagaaaaatatttctgtgttCTGTTCCAGTGACTACAACCTATATTCTTTATGTGTGGTAGCGGTTGAGCGTGCTCCGAGCAcagatatttaatatatagtagagtgggggaagatgggacatatttaaCGCATTATATCCAAacagcctgatcgtgtttcaaacaatgaacaacggtctgtgaaagtcgtgaagatacggttttataagtcattgaatgttctttatttacaaccaaatgaaaagagaaaacataaacgaaaaagtgtcccatcttcccccaccctactatatatatatttatctaaGATTGCGTGTTGTGTAAAGTTACTAGCTGGCGCATTATGTAGCCGTTAAGTGTGCTAGGAGGCCGAAGGACACTCAAGGTgaccattttatttaataaaagacTTAATGACAGTAAACTCTAATTTCTTTTAGTAATGCCGGATAATATCCGCAAAAATGCCAGAGGTACATACTGGATCGCTGGCAAAACTCAGCTTACTTGGATATTTGAATTTGCTGCAAAATATCCTGTTTTTCGACAAACTGCTGCTGGATTATTTTCGCATGATGTTTTGATGACGtgagaatttatttttattattttttttagattaattAGTTTCAACGCAATGTTAGTTTGACAGAGTTTAGAAGTTACACttttaatttgtaacttttttaagtaGCTTTTACCAATACCACGTCTATTATATTGTtgctaattttgtttttttaaaattaatttgttattttttgttttatagtttatttgAAGTGATaagtggcgtagtggttagtgcGTCTGCCTGTAGcgcagaggtaatgggtttaaggctcgtccaGCTAcaattgtaggcgtatgtgtccttgggcaagacacttaacggcaattgctccaacccagtggtcactaatgggttgtccaaattaacagcaatatataaaaaaataaaaaaaaatcccaaaaaattaattacaaagtaatatacatggtaacttgtaagctggcacgaggtattaaacccgtgttataacgactgtcatttttcggccacgcgaggataaagtaagttacattcattcattcataagtaaagttttttttatgttttaatccttttactaaaTTACAGAATAGCAGAAAACAAGCACGGCATGTTGTTTGAAGTAAACAGTGCTGGTAAAGTGATTCAAACATTGCATGATCCAGAAGGACAACTAACTCATGGTTTAAGTCAAGGCACTGAACTCAGCGATGGTAGAATCGCTCTTGGAACATTCAATGgcaattttttatctttttctaACACTGAGTGGTCATTATAATGGACCAAGCTGTAAAGTagttttttagaaattgttACAATTTTCCTTGGCAGTATTTGGAGTTTTTATGCAATTATTTTGTACCTCGTCTAATTTAATTATTCAGGTTTCAGGATCATTATTTTATCATCTACCTTTCTTTATCAATTAGGTGTGCTCACTTTTgttgttcatttttataaatgaatatattaaGATACAAATGAGCTCTTCATATTTTCTACCTTCCTTCATTTTGTTAATGCGAATATTTATATCACATAAGCATGCAAATACAGACTTCAATTGATCATTTCAAAAATTGTATAGTGTAGTGGTTAACAACACGCAATTAAAACGGGTCACTTTGTACACCGCGTATCTGGAATAAATAGCTTACAGCAGTTTATATGTCCGGctccgtagcacagttggttagcgcgcctgcctctaacccagggtaatgggttcaaggcccgTCGTTGCTagcattgtgggcgtatgtgtccttggctttggcaagacacttaacggcaattgctccaacccagtggtgatAATCGGTTGTGCTTGTTTTCgtgaatttggacaaaccgtaatgacgcagtaattaggtaatgttggacgttaatatttatatatgatgtttaataTGTATAACCGCTGTTCGCTTGCCTGGAACAGATCACAGCATAATGTGTAGCGGTTCGGTTTATTGTGGTTGTAAATCTTTATAGCAACATATGTTCGCTTATGGTGTTGATGTATTTATATGGTTTCTCTCCTGACATTTGTCACGTCGTAAAGTTACATCTGTCCTTTTACTTCAATTCCCCTTTATAAACCTTACCGTACATGTTATGAGACGGAGAAACACGCAGACGTTTCGAGAGACCAGNNNNNNNNNNNNNNNNNNNNNNNNNNNNNNNNNNNNNNNNNNNNNNNNNNNNNNNNNNNNNNNNNNNNNNNNNNNNNNNNNNNNNNNNNNNNNNNNNNNNNNNNNNNNNNNNNNNNNNNNNNNNNNNNNNNNNNNNNNNNNNNNNNNNNNNNNNNNNNNNNNNNNNNNNNNNNNNNNNNNNNNNNNNNNNNNNNNNNNNNNNNNNNNNNNNNNNNNNNNNNNNNNNNNNNNNNNNNNNNNNNNNNNNNNNNNNNNNNNNNNNNNNNNNNNNNNNNNNNNNNNNNNNNNNNNNNNNNNNNNNNNNNNNNNNNNNNNNNNNNNNNNNNNNNNNNNNNNNNNNNNNNNNNNNNNNNNNNNNNNNNNNNNNNNNNNNNNNNNNNNNNNNNNNNNNNNNNNNNNNNNNNNNNNNNNNNNNNNNNNNNNNNNNNNNNNNNNNNNNNNNNNNNNNNNNNNNNNNNNNNNNNNNNNNNNNNNNNNNNNNNNNNNNNNNNNNNNNNNNNNNNNNNNNNNNNNNNNNNNNNNNNNNNNNNNNNNNNNNNNNNNNNGGTGACTTTGGAGCAGTaggtagaatgcatttatacatgtattatattaatGAAACTTACGATGTATGAGGATTGGGTGATTGGTAAATAATacgtgtaaatacgctttgtacaactcctgtgttgaaatgaaatgaatgaataaatgaatgtgttGACTCGTAAACTTATACTGGTCAGCCTTGTCGTCGCTCAAAAGCGCTTGTTTTCgtgaatttggacaaaccgtaatgacgcagtaattaggcagtgttagaagttaatattaatcatatgatgtttatttaaaaataatgtttcaatttcgATAAATGTTAATAAGGCATAAGAGTTGGGATTTcgatgcgtccccacttaaatggtaatagtttgattcaggcgtgaatcgttgtgtggattccTTATCTCACTAACACGCACCCTCCCAATGTTCCAAATTCCCAGAGAGCAGTATAACCGCTGTTTCGACAgatcgcgtggctggaaagtTATAACTGAACAGGTTGTGCGCTTGCCTGGAAGAGATCACAGCCTAATGACCCGAGTTTGATCCCCGCCCAGCGAAAcggttatttttttcttttaataagtGATATAGATACAGGAGACTATTACTatccacactttttatttgtatttgcactccaacgtaaacaaagccaaaaCTGGCCGATTACTGTGTTACTAACAGGGTTCCCGATGTACGGCAGTttactgttcgacgaaaaaggatctatatgaccacttacgtgctcaataaacataatattttaccaCATTAAGGTTTAGATAAATAATGCTTTCTATCATTAGTGGCTTTTCCAGCTGAGGCTCCATTTTAACCGGTATATTTCACAAAATCAGAACGGAAAATTGTATTCACATAAGGCATTATTATCAGCCAATCTTGCAACCATAGCTTATTAGGCGCAAAGTGGTAGGACGGTGGGTAAAAACAACGCCACGCCAGGAAACGGCGcttgtgtccgccattacggagcccacagagcgtgaatcgcctgtacaaatgcatggtcggcgtgtgtttatttggttcttgtaagcgatacaaagctagaaaacacgtatagcggttgttttaacattaaaaatataatttctaatataaatcttgttatataatattaaatctaagaattaatgtggagtaattTAGTATTTTGATGACTGGTTTTCAGTGTACATTGTGGTTTAGTAGGGTACTTTACGCTGACGATtaatactagcagcaatcaggttagtttacataatatgatcatacctacgaatctacagagccattaaatactacatttataatccaacatgagtggacatgcagctccaaactgcttaagtactagcagataaggtgatCGCGtattccgatttcataaagaccaagaacgcagaaaaggtagcttatattaattcaagcagaggaccaaaaatagtaactcattattgttttcctcaatgtcactttgaTATTAagcaaattttacacagataccttaagtttcgttgccgggtatacgtgttaagtttgtaagccaaaaagtaaaatcacggcaatttacatgcaaaactgcagctagatacactaGTAGATGTTAatgttatgtgtttttgtttgtatttttatattttaaacatgttgttttacatttttggttggtatacttaatattttctgtttttttactctgtaatcgattgagtgttcaataaaatttgattctttatatgaggtttattattgtgataagatacagtagggtgggggaagatgggacatgttttaacTCTATTCTCTCATCtcattaagtagtaaacaaagaacattcaaaaaatgataaaaccgtatgctcatgacttttatagaccgttgttaattgtttaaaacacgatcagaatatctgtatattatgtgctaaaggtgtcccttctcccaccctactatataacattagtagaaagccatttttaagCGCAGAAATGCTTGGTTCttaaaaatcgcaatatttagaAGTAATAgtggcgtctatgacgtcataaacgcggggacaatggataacacgactcgttgttttacaatccgtttcctaacttggtctatactaactttgcgTAAAAAGAAAGAGTTGTATGGTTTACACGAGTGGCTTATTAAAATGACGTGCCCAATTTGGAGCCCATTACGGCATTATGTATCAAAAACTGACACTTCGCAAAGCGGTATATGCATGTGATCGCATGAAGCATCATTCCATTTTCCTGAATGATACAACATCACACAATCTTCGACGACTTGTCCATTCCAATTTGTTGGTTCTCCAGAGCTCCAGTTTGCATCGCTGCTTAAAAGACGCTCCCCGTTTTCCCAAACCCAAGTATTCTCTTGTTCAATATCATTAAGACCGATCCAGgtgtattgtgatgtaataccAAATTGATTTCTAATCATTCTGAAATATTGGAAATAACCTTAGACACGTATACCAATGCACGTTTTCCAAAGTAAACTATAATACATTATAGGTGCAGCATATaaagtagggttggggaagacgggacacatgtTCCTTCTATTTattcgtcacatttggtagtaaacaaaaaacattcaaatattgtattgaaactgtatttccacgactcccaaagaccattgttaattttttaaaacacgatcagaattcttagatattatgttctaaagatgtcccatcgtCTTCCCCTTCCCCCACTATAAATCCAAAGCAAATATTTCCATTGAAAAATGTGATTCTACCTCGTTATGTTCATATTTCTCGGAGCAGCAACAGCCAATCTTGCACCGATTGCTGCACACGAACGATTAGCAGCTTGATAGTTTGATGCTGGCAAAGTTAGATATAAATAACCATTTCCAGCAGAAAACCAAGATCTTCCATTAATTTCTGTATAACATGCTTTTAGTAAAGAAACGAATATGTAAATCAACATGTAATCTTACGTTTAACACCAGTTTGAAAAAGAGTTTCCATTTGATCTGAAAAGACGCGAAATTACATTATTCGTCGTTCCTAAGAATTTTTAGGTAACCTACTTTTTAACCTGCTGAACCGATTTTCCATCTCCTGTATAGCATTATTAACGAATGCACTGTTCGTAGTGCATTCTCCTTTTTCTCCCTTGGGACCGAGTACGCCAACAGGTCCAGATGATCCTTTCAATCCAGGTGGCCCTCTTCTACCTGGACGACCCGGTGGACCTTGCGCTCCCTTCTCAGAATTTCCAACCGAGCGCaaagttaacaaaatctgTCGAGTATCTTGCGCCTCAGCACAAAACACAAGCAACAATGCTAAGACcaacttaaacaacattttgaaatccactatataaaaaaagtctaaaatTCTGAATTAATAGCCAACTGTCTGGTTTTATGACTTAGCGGGTAGCCTACCCGGACAACAGTTGAGCAAGATTGGCAGCAATAGGTCCCtatggtaaaaaattatattcagTGAACTAAACTCCTTGTTTTGCAAATTGAACTGCTCACAAACTTATAAATGCTCGGGTGGCTGCTGTAGGCGCGCAAGTAAACAGAATAATTACGGGTACGTGCTGCCCGGCACGGAATCTTTATCATTGTGGTAGGTCTTATCGTGAGAGAATTTCTGTGGTAAACAAATATCTCAAACTCCTGTGGTCATGACATGTAAAGAAAAGAATGCGCCTGAAATACTTTACAAACATCGTTTCTACTTCCAAATATAGTGGTACATAGGCTACCAAAAGCAAGCAGAGTCAAAACAACCAAGTACTATATACGGAAAACATAAATACAGGAAAATACTGAGCGATCATTATAATGCACCAAGCTGTAAAGTAGCTGTTACAATGTTCCTTGGcagtgtttacattttttatgcaaTTATTTTGTACCTCGTCTTATTTAATCACTCAGATTTCAAGAtcattatagtagggtggggaaagatgggacactttgtcggacgagacttttttctctctttttacggacccccatttaatgataatcagaaaaataaggttacagaattatttgacagtattatcacgactttataaaacgcccgtcaaagctgattactgtttttaattaataaaaaaaatatgtaaaatagaaacagtatactttaaacaggtaaaaaatgcgaaatagtaaggtgcaattttttaatgctcgctaaatcataatAGACTAAagctaataattttttttagtttgcgtgtgtgaacgattaaactagtttcatagattcataaaacaaccttaaaCAATGTCCATTGCTCCTTATGCATTTGCAAACGTTTTTTCGTTATTCCCAAACAACGAATGTGGTTATTGCAGGGCATAAAATGCAAGCACAATGTGCACATTTTGGTGCTAGTCAAAAATCCTCCCCCAACCTTATTTGCTagccactaacccctaactactaacccctataaccactaaccccctaaccatcagcCCCttaccaccaacctctaacactttccaccagcctattctgctatgtaccggaggattcttcactagtgcccaCAATTTTATACGAAACCAGCAcaaaatgtgcacattttcaAGCACAATTTGCAGGTCGCAAATTGTGCTTGCCTTGCGCCCCCTTCTCAGAATTTCCAACCGAGCTCAAAGTTAACGAAATCTGTCGAATATCTTCCGCCTCAGCGCAAAACACAAGCAACAGTGCTAAtagcaattttaaaatcgGCTGCATGACAAaagtaacaacaaaaaaattattaatggCCGACTTTCTTAATTTGGCTTTTTTGCAATCATCACAAAAACACGTTACCAACTTCCAACGAGCTCGGAGCAATTAAGTCAATATGTGAGCANNNNNNNNNNNNNNNNNNNNNNNNNNNNNNNNNNNNNNNNNNNNNNNNNNGACATGAGTACTATTACTTGGCAAGCCGTTGGCacacttgtgttttgtttgtttaatttcctAATTATCCTTGTGCCGGCCCTAATAGAACTCTGTCCATCAAGCTACTATTTTTGTAGCTCACATCATTATTGTTATATAACACACATATGCATGTCACTCAGTCTTgctcattttttaggtatatatttttatattttttttttatttattcaattctGTTGATTGTCtcttctttttaatatttgtttatatattttttccttaCTTTTTCATCTTATTCTTCCTAACTTTTCAATTCCAAAGCAAACCTTAAACAGATTTACTGCCCACAAATACTTTATTGCAGGTGTAAACCAAAATCGAAGGAACCCTTCATGAACCCGAGCTCCAGGCATCGCAAGGATTGATCCACAACAACAATGGACAAATTCAAACAATTCGCAACAAATCCGAAATTATACTTGCTGCCCCTTTTCCATTTTGTTTCTTATCTATTTGTTattatgattgtttttttttttgttttattttctattccaatgtttatttatactgtgatgtgtattaatgtaatgcaCTTGATTCTAAATCCTACATAAGTGTGCACTCGaaactgtttattgtaaactttggaagatgggacactttgtcagacaagactttttttaattttctttttacggacccccatttaatgataattaggaaaataaggttacagaattattcgacagtattatcacgactttataaaacgtcCGTCAAAGCTGagtactgtttttaaatattaaaaaaatatgtaaaatagaaacagtatactttgaacagctaaaaaaatgcgaaatagtaagatgctattttttaatgctcgctgaatcatagtaaagccaatgaattttttagtttgcgtgtgtgaacgattaaactagtttcatatattcatatttataaatacacttaataatcaaaattaacaatgattttaaagtgtcccatcttatcctgtgtgttttcaaatttgtaaaatttcacctgttgtgcggatcgctaaataactcctcgtttgttttattatattttattaaatcggtgttaattaataaaggaatgatggtactaattcgtggtatcacccaaaactcatctattttgattttggcaatatttggcaatatgtgcttaagtgtcccatctccccccattgtactatactgtagggtgggagaagataggaaaccttttaactctatttttgtCAGACTTAGGAATAAACCAAGGAAAtacaatgaattataaaattacctatattcttacgactcccttagaccgttgttatttaaaggacgatcaggatatttggatattacgtgctaaaggtgtcccatcttcccccaccttactatacaacATAATCAAAAACaagataataataaaaaatggtgAAAAATATATCTGTTATAGAACACTATTCGTTGGACTTAATTCTGCCCTATTGTAATTTCTAAAGTAATCTACTTACCAGTTGGAAGAAAGCAGTGAAAATGTAAAGAAATGCTAACGTGAAAAGCCTTTTCTTCGTAGCAAAGATtcctggtataaaaaaagCGCCACTACTAATTGCAGGGAGTAGAAATTTCACTAAAATCAAACCCATAACTATGATTTAATCTACGGTTTAACACTATGCAATGAATGCTCTAAAGGCGACAT from Ciona intestinalis chromosome 2, KH, whole genome shotgun sequence carries:
- the LOC113473996 gene encoding adipocyte plasma membrane-associated protein-like yields the protein MSETNVRRRGREKDDDRNLNKENLKEHLQDSSSNSSFITTALLTVVIFTLVCVNGYYNSPINAVEIEGLVKVNLEGVFAVNQKLSKGKKILLPSPESIAEGGDGKLYTGLTDGRVVCIHPSNDGEIGAGKVENITTGVIEGAVNTSDAWGHGRPLGIRLRNQSLYVMDAIYGFYVIDLPTKSLKILIEPDDVTPPMKFPDDFDITADGTTVYMTDVSPKFAMTQLSYIGYEGSCTSRLIKYDMLTQKLDVVKDGLCFGNGVQLIDDESMVIVVETTHYRVNWIDTKTWQIKHVLHLPVMPDNIRKNARGTYWIAGKTQLTWIFEFAAKYPVFRQTAAGLFSHDVLMTIAENKHGMLFEVNSAGKVIQTLHDPEGQLTHGLSQGTELSDGRIALGTFNGNFLSFSNTEWSL
- the LOC100178992 gene encoding collectin-46-like, with product MLFKLVLALLLVFCAEAQDTRQILLTLRSVGNSEKGAQGPPGRPGRRGPPGLKGSSGPVGVLGPKGEKGECTTNSAFVNNAIQEMENRFSRLKNQMETLFQTGVKQINGRSWFSAGNGYLYLTLPASNYQAANRSCAAIGARLAVAAPRNMNITRMIRNQFGITSQYTWIGLNDIEQENTWVWENGERLLSSDANWSSGEPTNWNGQVVEDCVMLYHSGKWNDASCDHMHIPLCEVSVFDT